One Carettochelys insculpta isolate YL-2023 chromosome 1, ASM3395843v1, whole genome shotgun sequence genomic window, GTTAATTGAATCTAGACTGGTAATAAATCTGTCATTGCACTGCTTACAGCGCAGAAGTAATTAAGGAAAGGCACTGAGCCTTTTATTTTATTCCTAACCAGCAGACCCCTAACATTTAAGTTATTCTTCTCTGATCAGAGCTGTGTGCCTGAAAGGGTCCATCATCAGTCAGAGGATACCAGGACCTCAGTCATAGTTCCCATTGAAAACAGAATTCCTCAGCAACTGCAATGACTGGTGCCCTTTTGCCTTCTCACCACTTGATGCAGCTGCTTTGGAATCACATAAAGCATTTTGTCATGCCTGAGAGAAATGTTAGGTAAAGTGAGGCACCCATCTTCAGGGAAATTGGGCCACCTTTTGTACGTGATTATTTTTGTAAGCACTGCATTTCTGTTTCCCCTTATGTCTCATGGGAATTAAATGATCAAAACGATTGTTCCCCTTTAAGTACTCCACTTCAAAGAGCTGTCTCGGAAGTTCTTTATTGTTACCTGTCCTTAAAGAACATCAATTCTCCATGCAGGGTAGCAACAGCATCGAAAGTCAATTTGGGGTCACAAGTTACTGGTGTTGTGGGTCTGGTTGGTTTTACAGGGCTATCTGTCTGTCCTACAAGAAGATTAAAGAAAAAGTGACATTGTATAATGTGGAGCAATACAGCTGAAAAGCCAAAGTTAGGGGCATGCAGAAGAACTGAACTCAGTGAAACCACCCTCATGGGCAATGTGTTCCTTCAGTTAACAGGAGTTCAGCAAAACTGGAATTGCTCTGTGCAGCAACACTAGAATGTTTCTAGAATTAATAGACTGTTTCTTAAAATGTACCTTTATTATTGATTAAGCAGCATTCTGCAGAATAGTGAAATCAACGTGTATATGACGaggtatttgcttttcttaccatAGATTGCTTGAATGCCATTTGTGTCATCTGAAGAAGGTGAAACTCACTAGGCTCAATGTAGAAATAGGTGGGGTACATCAAGGCGCCAGGATCAGTAGAATGAAACAGACCCAATGAATGGCCGAGTTCATGGGCAGCAACAAAGAACAAGTTGTATCCTGGGGAatgaaaaaaatgtatatttaaaaaaagtgaacTGGGTTTGAATCTAAAGTACAGCTGTCTAAGTAAAAAACACCTATACGTGTTAAATCAAATCACACCACAAATCTTCAAGGTTCTTTCAGCAATTCTGAAAATATTATATAGAGAAATTTTCAGGCAAATTTTACAGGCCCCAAATACTGTAGCTCTGTCAAAAAATGCTTCTATTTTCCTTCTCAGACTGGTGTAAATAAGGAATAATTCCCCTAAAATTAATAGAGGGTCACTGACTTTGATAAAATTACTCCTTATTTACGTGGAAGTAAACGAGAGCAGAACTGCACAGAGGAAGACACAGTCCCTATCTTTAAGTGCCTGTGATATTCTTTGATATTAAAGTAAGTTAACTTTTTtgcacataacaatttatttGCTGTAACCCATTATAAACCATGGCAGGAAAGCACAATGTGAACCTCAGCAGAACGTATTTCCTTCACAATAGTTTgaagaagtaagggaaaaaaagcCAGTCTGTGAGCCAAATTCAGCTACCCTCACTCCCACAAAGTAATACCTCACATCTAAGGGATAGCTCATGGAGTAAAGCTGAGGTCCACGCGAGGACTGAGGTGTCTATTCCCACATCAGGCATCTAAATCCAAAATATAGGTGTCACTGAGATCCTCAGAAACCTTGCTGAACTGTCACTTAACTCTGTAGGCACCTAAGTTCCCAAGCACCTAAATTTTCCATGTGAAAGTCCCTTAGATATCCTTTGTTTCTACTTCTGGGTAGGAGCACTGCTGTCTCTGGCAGGTGCCCAGACATGATCCATAAACAGGTAAACAGGTAAGCCTGGTTTTCCTCCACCTATCTAGCTTGCGGGCACCAATCCATTGGGGTGCTGAGAACATGCCTAGTGCCACACATAATGGCCAGCAAGAGGTGAAGAGGCAGAAGCTTCCCAGAAAAGTTGTAGCTCTGTGATTAGCATACTCACTCCAGAACTGGAAGATGCTGATGCCAGAGGTGGAAGATGCCTTTGCCTGATGAAAAGGGTTTTGAACATGGGGATCCCACTTCCGTGGTGAATGCCTAGACTCATTGAATAACACACTTGCTCAATGCTCactattatttaattatttatacacagtggaacagcttcattAGGAGAGTTTGAAAGAAATTCACATTGGGATGTCCAATAGTCCTGTCTTTTGTGAAGCTGAGCCTATGTTACTACTTTACATGAGCAAAGATGGCACAACCTCATCCTGTATAAATAGGGAGAGTAATGAATATTCTACCTTTTGAGCCTGTTGTCCAATTTTCCGCTTCATCAAAGTGTACGTCTCCACCAATTCCATTGCCAGGCTGGAAGGCGTGAGCCTGGAGTCCATTAGATCCATCAAAGGGAGAATTGTCACTATgatctaaatgaaaaaaaaagaaaatgaacttaATTCTTCTTGCCAAGAATGTGTATAACTGGTGATGACTAATGTTTGAATAGGTGTCATGTTCCTACCTCCAGTTTCAAAAGACATCATTATGTCTGCACTGCCATCATACACTCTTTGAAAAGTCAGTGGAGACACATTGCTCCAAACTTTCAGTGCATTTTGGATTGCTTTGTCCATGTCTGCTGGATGCATATCTGGTGTGTAACTCACAATCCTTTAAGATAACCCATAAAATATTAGATACAGTTTGCTGTCCACAACTGTCATTTAGTTAGAATATATTGTTTTAGGCCAAAATATTTCAAATCTGATGCCTAAAGTTAGACACCTTAAAGCTACATTTTTGGTAACATATTAAGTGACTTGATTTTCATATTCTGAGTTTACAACCTCCCTAGATTTTCCCTGGGGTTGCAGTCTCTCTTTAAAATCAGGGCTCATATTTAGGTGTCTACATATGGAATTAAATGCCTGACTTTGAAGCTTTAAGCAAACCATCTGAAAATGTTGGCTTTACTTCTTTTGCTCAATAATTTCTTTAGTGAAATGTTACCTGTATGTCAGattctttctttcccattttggATTTCCGTCAGTGAGGACGTACGGACCCATATCTGGTACACCACACCTGGGTTTCTTCATCACCTCCAGTGTATCAACATCTGGTTTTCCAGTCACTTTCAGTCCAAAAAATGCCTGCATTTCCTTGAGTTTTTCAGTTAGCAAGTTATTGTTTTGGCTGTTAAAGAGAGACTGCTTGTCTGTTTCAAGCTTGTAGAAATTTCGTAGATAATtctgacaaaggaaaaaaaaggaagagtgCTTTGAGTCATTTGTATTCATTAAGTCATACAAAGCAGTCAAAACAGTTATGAAATTACACCCAGGTGGCTGGGGCCTGTGCTTTCCAGGAGTCAAGACAGCGCTCTTCTGCAGGGACTTATTCAACAATAAGAAATAATACAATATAGTTTTCTTACTGACCCCTAGATTTCCTAGTTTTAAATTTACTTCTCAGTTATTTACTCTCCAATAGTATGGTCCAATCTCTTCTCACAGCTGTTAATCACATGAATAATCCAATTAATTTTTCTGGAAGTGTTCAGATCAGCAGAGGATAATAGAATCTGTTTCCCAGGAACTAACTACTCAACAGTGATTCCCTGTGAAACCAGTGGATGCTGCTGGGTGCTAAGTGTTACATCTTAACATAAGTTATAtatcttatttatttttcttctgctgTTCCATTAAGGCTCCAATTAAACAAAATACTTGAGCACATGCCTAATTTCAAGCATGCCCATTGAAGGCAATGTGACTCTGTTCTTAAGTCTAGGCACAGTATTAAGATTCTGCTGAATTGGGACCTAATTTTTTATAGAACCTCAGAATCTGGTTGCTACATAACATAATAATGAATGTCCTGTTTCTGTATTTCATTACTGTGTTTTATCACTTCCAGCAGTGATAATCATAGTTAGGACAAAATAGCTACCAAGAGAATATATTTCCCTTAAAACTTCTACAACTTGATTCCTCTTGAAGATCAGGATGTTCAGAAAGAAAGAGTGCAAGAGAGagcaaaaaaaacaagaaacaagcaACAAAGAAAGACAACAGCAGTTTGGCAATTGTAAGGTAACACTACAAAGTTCCTGCTGATCATCATAGGGTTCCTGTCTGAAATTTGTAGCAATTTACCTCCACAAGCTGGATGTTTTTTTGTTCCTGTTGAATTCTTGGAGCCACAGGAATAGCAGAGGAGAACGctacacataagccgtgtctacacgtgtcggctacttcgaagtagcagcgccaacttcgaaatagcgcccgtcatggctacacgtggcgggcgctattttgaagttgacatcgacataaggcggcaagacgtcgaagtcactatccccatcaggagatgggaatagcgccctccttcgacgttcaacgtcgaagtagggaacgtgtagctgttgcgcgtcctgcaacatcgaaatagcggggcctgccatggcagccatcacctgaggggttgagagacgctctctccagcccctgagcttgatgatcaccgcgtggagcggccccttaaaggtccccgccccctgccttcctgtgcaggaagctgagagagcatgcaggtggcagcccagccacgcagccagcctgcacgctcatctgcagccacaacaaccccccaccgctgcgatggctggcccccagccccctaaacacccccagggcaccccccccaaggggacccagggctcccagactggcagccaggctgggaaacgGCAgggaggcccctcctggacggaggctgagcttcaggacctgctggggctctggagtgaggaggaggtgctccaggtaatggggagcaagaggtggaacgcggatgcgttcactcggctggccgagggcctggccacccagggtcaccctgcccacactcctgaccacgtcaggagtaaggtaaggagctgtggcagggttacgcctgggcccgggatgcggccggccgatctggggctgcccccgtcacttgcctcttttacagggagctcagggccatcttgggcccccggcacacctcctcccctccggccactcttgatgcCTTGGCTggcgagccccagcaggccccggaggtggagtccgccccggaggtaagccccgcaccccggggtcccccccaggagcccacccctggggcaccggaggaggaggaggaggaggaggagcgggagtcctcctccagcgacggggggctccaaataatcctgccatcacggagctccagcagggcgtccgtgcaccgggtgtcccccgaacgtgggagtggaccatcaggtatgtacccccccagtgcacacccccagggttgaggggcaggggtaacagatatgaccagggccctccccatgcccagatgaccatggccccaaggacagcagtggcatgtccctcagaagagtgcatcagcccctgcccccccagcatgacagcaccatgccccatccctggggatggggggagtggaacctagggtgcCCTGtgtggggggacacccatcatcatcatcagcagcatctcctggggacggggatggggaaccagcagcagaggggtggggggacaagggccacggctcggggcccacactaacggctgtctccactcttcttccgcccctgtgttccgcagctgcaccatcagaaggaccagagagcaccggcgaggtgtcagtggtcccggagagcccactggggccatcactccaggccagcccctcggctgagcaccgaccggccccagggcagggatgacggcgaagccaacaccacccccggacggcgacggacctccagctgctggccatcctttgtcggcagctggaggtctccgagcagcgtctgcgggtggaagAGCAgcgcctccagctccaagagtGGGAGCTGGCCtcgcaccaggaggcatggggggcctttatgcacatttttgagtgcatagcagactacctggccccccatgctgctctggccgc contains:
- the LOC142007030 gene encoding LOW QUALITY PROTEIN: neutrophil collagenase-like (The sequence of the model RefSeq protein was modified relative to this genomic sequence to represent the inferred CDS: inserted 1 base in 1 codon) codes for the protein CVAFSSAIPVAPRIQQEQKNIQLVENYLRNFYKLETDKQSLFNSQNNNLLTEKLKEMQAFFGLKVTGKPDVDTLEVMKKPRCGVPDMGPYVLTDGNPKWERKNLTYRIVSYTPDMHPADMDKAIQNALKVWSNVSPLTFQRVYDGSADIMMSFETGDHSDNSPFDGSNGLQAHAFQPGNGIGGDVHFDEAENWTTGSKGYNLFFVAAHELGHSLGLFHSTDPGALMYPTYFYIEPSEFHXSSDDTNGIQAIYGKKSKYLTDSPVKPTRPTTPVTCDPKLTFDAVATLHGELMFFKDRYFWHNHSHMTDLELNFISLFWPNLPSGIQVAYENVEKDQVFLFRGTESLHEMTKMFKLEKPPNARMVD